The Candidatus Palauibacter australiensis genome includes a region encoding these proteins:
- a CDS encoding helix-turn-helix domain-containing protein has product MSTFGEDLVQSLNEALDHAKGEGPAIVHAPISPREVRMEAKLTQAQMAALMGMSLSGYRKWEQGRRRVSGPAAALLRIIKHDPNAVRPALVQSP; this is encoded by the coding sequence ATGAGCACGTTTGGAGAAGACCTGGTCCAGTCCTTGAACGAGGCCCTGGACCATGCGAAGGGGGAGGGCCCCGCCATCGTTCACGCCCCGATCTCCCCGCGCGAAGTTCGTATGGAGGCGAAGCTGACACAGGCTCAAATGGCGGCCCTGATGGGAATGAGCCTCTCCGGCTATCGGAAGTGGGAGCAGGGGAGACGACGCGTCAGCGGCCCGGCTGCGGCGCTTCTGCGCATCATCAAGCACGATCCCAACGCCGTGAGGCCTGCGCTGGTGCAGTCGCCATAA
- a CDS encoding type II toxin-antitoxin system RelE/ParE family toxin: protein MHTVAETPTFSRQADKLFNEDEKRELIDYLAEHPLAGDEIRGTGGVRKTRFGASGRGKRSGVRVIYFFGGEGVPIYALLAYSKSDKTDLTRSERRAVAALVAAIKLQGKQGK, encoded by the coding sequence ATGCACACCGTCGCTGAGACACCAACCTTCTCCCGTCAGGCAGACAAGCTGTTCAACGAGGACGAGAAACGCGAACTGATTGACTACCTGGCCGAACATCCCTTGGCGGGCGATGAGATTCGCGGCACGGGCGGGGTCCGAAAGACGCGATTCGGAGCCTCGGGGCGCGGCAAGCGGAGTGGTGTTCGCGTGATCTATTTTTTCGGGGGTGAGGGAGTGCCGATCTACGCGCTTCTAGCCTACTCGAAGTCCGACAAGACCGACCTGACCCGCAGCGAGCGCCGAGCGGTGGCTGCACTCGTCGCCGCCATCAAGCTTCAAGGAAAGCAGGGGAAATGA